The Quercus lobata isolate SW786 chromosome 4, ValleyOak3.0 Primary Assembly, whole genome shotgun sequence genome segment AGAATTTCCTTGTAATTGAGGTTTCATGTGGGAATACGTTGCATGATTGGTGGTTGGAAAAAGAGAGcttcatttttaacatttaatgTCGGGATAACGGTTCTGTTTTGGTTTTGGAGgggtttgtttttgttcttattctatttgaaaataattttttttagttgcaaTAGGTCTTAACCGTCCAAGGCTTGATCATGGGTATTGAGTTAagtgtttttcttgttttttaataattcaatagttggaggAGGAAGGATTTAAATCCTAAACGTTTCTATTGAAACCTTCAACATTAGAAGGTAGAAGAGTTACGCAAAAACTGAATTAGGACTTAATGTGAGCATTAACCCAAATTGACAAATGAAGCAAGTTGGGCCAAGTTAAACCCAGTTCATGGGAGGCAATGCAAATTCTTATTTATATTGCTCTCTGCGTCAGGTTTTAGTGTCTTACCAATTGTCCAACCattaatcttaaaaaattttCCGAATCAAATGATATCTAGAAGGCTATGGTAAAAATTGAATGATAATCAAGAGGCTACTTTTCCAAGTCTTGTATCCCATTTCCACTTACCCTTACTGGGCCAAATGATGgaaatgatataaatatatcaGCATTGGGCTCATTCTTAGAGTTCACTTTACTGATTTAGGAGAAACCACAGATGTTGGAGTCTTTTGCGGTCACAGCTTGGTACATTTGGACTCACCGGAACAATTCTCGGCTAAATGAATGTCTGATTCCTTTGGATAGAGTGGTTAAGTCGGCCTCAAACTATCTTCAACTCTTTCAACAAAGGCAAATCATTAAGCCGAAATTGAAGGCATGTTCAGGTAAGAAAACTTATATTCCTCCTACGGATTCTTATAAAAGAAACTTCGATGGGAATTGGTATGGTTATTTGAAACTCTGCTAGTGAGATTATTGCAGCTATGTTAGAGAAAATTCCAATGCCTCCCTTTATGGTTATACTGGAATCTCTAGCAACTAGAAGAGATGTTTTATTTACACATGAAGTAGGAATAACTCAATCTTCTTTTTAAAGAGGATTTTGAGATTGTTATAAGCTCTCTCCTCTTCTGACCATTTACTTAgagacattttattttttgttagctcattgaaaagtttttctttttcctatacTGTTAGGAAATGTAATACTTTTGCACATACCTTAACTGGAAAAGCAAAATTATCTTTTCCCCTATTCGTTTGGATGGAGTCTATTTCTCCATTTATTTTCTATGATTGCAGCTGATTAACTAGCTAATTAATAATATACTCGATgtatttttcctcaaaaaaagtAAGTGttaatttgaatatatcaagttgatacattataaatttattaaattattaacaatTTATTACTTTTCAACAAATATCAacttaatttgaaaaatcaaggaaaataagtcaaataaaaattttcagaaattaTACATAAACCATATCCTCAAAAACATAGATATTTGGAAAACCTTTTTAATTGTACAAAGGAAAGTAATAGAATTTAGTATTGTTGGAAGGtgatagttgtgaaaatatgttTTCAATGTAATTAAAACTACAATGACTgaattcaaaagaaattatgaaaaaaattagcatttaaCTATGGATCATCTAAATAATGAATAAACATATgtttataaattcaaattctttaaTGGTGTCAAAGGACTAGTATGTTTTATTCATTAGAGCTAAAAAGGgaaagtatgtatatatgattcaaaaattatgttttatgaTCTaaaacacataaacataaataaacagtatcaatttaattaaaatatatatgaaaaaatggCATATATGTATATTGTTTCTTAAATATTTGTCACTTGtttttcctaataaaaaaactagtttgagaaattttttgcaatCTTATGCTTAGTATTTTATTATGGTTATATTCTTAATTACCTGTTGGgtaagattcaaaaaaaaattacctgtTGGGTATGGGAACACATCAATTTATATCAATGGAAACATATTTCCTCCAATAACGACTATGAGGCTGTGTAACTACAATAACAACATGTTCTTGCATACTGAAATTTCgattattgaaatatttattataattcaaGTTGTGCCTAAAATGGGAGGACTAATTAAGGATAGTCTATTAACTAGGAGAATAAGGGTTTAAGATATTGAAGAGTATTTTGCTTGACTTGGGACTAAAAAATCATAGCCACTTATACCAACTTGGGATAAAAATTGTGTAGCGATCAAGGAGACCATGACCACTCTGCCTTGGATTTTTTTCCTCCAAAAGTAGCATATATAattcataattattattatcatttaatcACATGATGTGACATAAGCTGCAACAATTGTAGGTTCAATAGTATACTTGGTCTTGAAATTACGGATTTGGGTGGTTACGATTTAGTAAAATTCAAACTCTATGCCAGTCTATTAAGTATTTTTGGCTAGATTGCAAACTTCATTTTGGTAGACTTAGTTGGTTGTAGGaagattttaatttgttttctatCAACCTTGACAATGTAAAAACTTGTCACcttatgaatttttaaattattatagttTTGGTGATCATGGATGTATTTTcgtgttttttttaaattattagagaaattttgtttgttataATTGTCATTTTCTTGACATTATTCCCAagttaaatcttaaaaattttgggaACAAAAATACTCTCCTTCGAAGAACCCCATTATTCTCAAgttaaatcttaaattttccaaatgcaatttaattttttttgtcccatgtataaacatatgtatatacattttgaaaatatgaacCCCATTTTCTTTACATTAGAGTGCCTAACAAACCAAAAAGTAAGAAACTATGTACATATGCACCATGGTTTataaataccttgagggaggggATTTTGACAAAAGGATTTACGATAATCTATTTCCAGAACTAGAGGAACCTAGTGGTGTTGACAGTTGGACCTACAAGATAACAAGGTTCAAAGTTTTTGAGGTTGACTTGGCCCTTAGGTGGAGTGGAAGGAGTTGAAGAGTTTGGATAATTGCATATACTTTATTGATATTATGTTGATTCATAGGTCAATACCTAGTGGATATGGGCATATATTACATATCATCtactatatattattatattaataaagtTAAGCTTAGTCGTGGTTGCGTCAAGTGGATATATTGTTTAATTACCAAGTGGTTGCATtaatttacaataattttttttaaataaaaaaacaaaagcttaatcgtttccatcaaattttccatcaaattttCTTCCACTGTTTAATTAATTCTTTGGATAGACACAAAAACTTAATTGTTGAtatcaactttttctttctttctttttttatttttttattatttttaatacaatATCTTTATCAACAAATTTAAGTGTtaatttatctaattttaaaatCTTCACTTGACACACGTGGAAAAGTTCAAGTTTTAAGAGTTTGagggggtttttttttcccttgaattaagagtttgagtttgaatttagtCTGAAGGAATATATTGCATGATTGGTGGTTAAATAAAGAGAGCTTCATTTTTAACCTTTAATGTGGGGAAAATGGTTTTCTGTTTTAGTTgaggatgaattttttttttttttttttgttcttattctatcttaagatgatttttttttagttgagatTTAGGTTTCAACTTTCCAAAGGCTTGATCATGGGTATTGagttaggattttttattttttattttttataattcaataattggagAATGGgagatttgaattctaaatgTTTCTATTGAAATCATTAAGAAgtgtcaattgagttacaagaatTTTGGCAAGAATTGAGTTAGGACATGATTTGAGCTTTAACTAAAATCGACCAGTGGAGCAAGTTGGGTAAAGCTAAACCCAGTTCCAACTAATTGAACTTATAACGAGCCCTTATTTATGAGCAAGGTCATGTCAAGCTCAAGCTGAGTTTGATTATGGCCTTGGGAAATTGGAagtgattgaaatttttttaaagtgcatccaagcatggttttaaaaaccaaaccGGGCatagaaccatttttttttaatttccggTTCAACCTCGGTTTTTGACCGATTTTGGCCGGTTTTGGAGCTTTTAATCGAACCGGTTTTTGACCGGTTTTGGTCGGTTTTGGAGCTTTTAATCGAACCGAATTGGCTCCCAATTCCCGGTTGAACCGGTCGGACTGACCAGTCTAGTCCGGTTCTTAAAACAGTGATCCAAGCCATCAATTTCACGGGGTACAATGCAAATTCACACGTTTATATTGCTCTCTGCTTCAGGTTTTACCAGTTGTCCAATCATTAACTTCAACAAATTTGCcaaatcaaatgatattggGAAATGTTAACCAATGCCATAGAGCATTGATTtatgaactatttttaaaaatattttatagaaaaagaatagaacaattaattttgttttatatttcttatgaaagtggtgtcaaaatttttctaatatGGTTTATTAAAAATTGCAAACCAATGATGTTTAATAAGCTATAGCTAAAAATCGAATGATAATCAAGAGGCTACTTGTTCCAAGTCTTGTTTCATGCATCCGATTTCCACTCACCCTCATTGGGCCAAATGATGGAAATGATCCAAATTGCTCATGGAAAAAACAGATTCCAGTCCACCGTGCCCCTagaattgggattttttttccccctaactTGTAATGCTAGCaattttttagtcttttaacCCTGGCATTTTgaatgacattttatttttgtctaatATGATGTTTTTCAAACACTTTCGAGCACCCCTCAGAgctaattgaatctaattagaCACATGGTTAACACATTGACTGATATTCTAGTCTTCGAATGTGTTTATTTATGTCTTTATGTTTCAACTCATGCTTTCAAATCGATGAATGAATGAGGCTGAGCAACATGCTGCACATGCATATCATGGCAACTGATATCGATTCACAGCCAAATTCAATATGCATAATCATATAACTACTGGCCTTTATATATGTATGATCATCCTAGGTCCAATAACAAAAGAAAGACAAATACTTCGGCAAAAATATAAGACAAATAAAGCACTTTACTATGAGCTAAAATCACTAGCTAATATTTACCAATAAATTCCTTCACTGGAAAAAGTAACAAAAACCtggaaaaatgataaaatcatTGCTAATAAGTCATGGGgcctctttttcttcatattgGAACAGCCCTTGGCTCCTTAAAGGCAATGCACCAGACATGTAGCCTTTTCCACTTCACAAGGTAAACATATTATATATTCAAGGATGCATTCATTGCTTAGCTACAAAGTCAATCCAAAGAATCACAAACTTGTTTCTAGATATCAATGTGTTGCTGAGCTTGAAAAACCAACTTGCCTATAGCAAAAGTGAAGAGGGAAAAAAGGTTATCTTAGTTTTTGGTagggaaagaaaataaacagaGAAATAAATCATCATATCACACATATTCGCCAAATCCTAACCATACCTCCAATTGATCTGTTCAATTAGATTGTCAATACTTAGAACCAGTCAAGAACTTTCAGGCCCTTTTATCATGTTGCATCTACCAACAATCTTTCGAAAATCTTCAAGACTTAGCTGCAATGAAATCAGTTACAGAAGTAGAGACTTAATTCAACAGAAGATtataatgtaatatatatatatatatatatattagtatgaacatcataaaatataaattgtgtCCTACACACTGTACTTTCACCAACTAGCTCAAAGTATGTGTAGTAATCTACCgaactttaaatatatattacttaTTTAAATGTGGTATCTTTCTTATTGTTCAATTTTGATgatattagtaaaatatttttctttaatattcaTTAATTCGTTCATCGCATGGGCATACTATTAGTATTcagaaaaattttgaacactttACATTGAAAACTACTTATCTTTACTTATTCATATTaactggagagagagagagagagagatcaaagaGCAGCAGGAACGGACCTTCCCATCTCTGTCACTATCAAAGCAATGAATCATATCAGACAACTCCTGCTTAGTCCACATAAAATCATGAGCATTTGATACTCTTTCGATATCCCTCACAGTTATGCCCCCCTTCCATGTATCTGCATGCCGATACTCTCATCAGTGACCAAAAATCTCTTTAAGAAAACAATATAATACCACAAATAGGAATATTGCCCTTTTTGGCTGGTAAAGATTTGAAAGTAAGACCTAATCTGTCCAATTGAAATGAAATACATCTAAACTAAATTAACAAAAGTGAAATTACAGCATAAGTTAAAGAGACCTCATTTTTTCTAGTgtataaaaacatatattcaaATGTGAACCCTGCTCATACCTgcgtttttcaaaaatcaaaacatctTTTAGTTATAGTTTTCCCTAAAGATCTTTATATAGTTCCTATTAATTAGTTCTTGAACCTGTATGCCAGATTCTCTCCATTTGTATCTCTTTctacacacacatgcacacacaagACAGTGGCAGCAGAAATTACCATCAAACTGATAGAAGTTCACAACCAGTTCATCTTCAGTCATTTGCACCCGACTAGCAAACTGCTCACcaggaatataaagaaaatcatcaaaaaacaAGGTGAGAGAACAAAGAAtgggaaaaaaggaaaaaaatctgTGCATGGTAAGataattttaagcccaaaaacaaaccaatttttttctcttcctctttcctgTATCTTCCTGAATTCGTGTATGTCCCTTCTTCTCATTAAGATTAGCATTCACTACATCAGCTTCAGAGCATTTCGAAGGCCCACAATGGACCACACCTGAAAGTCCTGCAGACTCTTGTAAGGAAAGAGCAATTGCCTGCATATTAATGCTAAAGAATTAGTATACTTCTTTCTGTCTAATAGCATAGGGCCATTCTCGCATTAGTTGTTTAATGGTCTACTGGAACAAATACTCGACCTAAAGCTGACAATggaaaagaatatttattaaggAATTCATTCAAACTTGCCTGCCTCACTGCATCATCATTATCAATGTAATCTGACTTGCTCAAACCCTTATGAGCAGGAACTTTCTTCTTAGGTTTTGCATCTTTATTCCTAACCTGGAGTaaaatgaaagcaaaacaaGAGTATTCAGAAACTATGTCAAGGCAGTGCTCATGGCTATATATCTTAGATAATTACTGAAAACACATGCCAATTACAGCAGACACTGATAGAAACTCTCGTGTTCTAATAGATTGAAAGAGCCCTCATAGCACTTTATACTAATTACTTTTCCTTGTAAAGGGCACTTCTATGAGGATTCATTCTCTGACTCTAAAGTGGTATTTAAGAACGTTTTAATCTAAAACTTGATTGAAATCTTTAGACAAATGAAAGCCATAAAATTCCAGAAAGgaacatttttttcattcaatttcaCAAACTGTGTCATCTATCACTAATCTTATCAGTATTatggtttcttttattttattaccaGAGCACATTCATACTGAAAGCTCTAATTTTAAGTACCCAAAACTGTCTCTTAGTGAATGCAAGAACTAGTTATTTCTGTCCTTGGTTGATAAATATTAGCAGAATGCATTACAGTATCCATATTCATGATATCAACAACAAGAAGCTCGGCATTTTTGTGACTGTATTAGAGCAAAAATTGGCTACAATTTCCCTCcattaaattcaaccatgtgaTTGTATTGATCAATGCAACACAAAAGGTGTTCTCTTCAATGTGGCTTTTGGTCAGTACAGCTAGctacatggttgaatttaattggagaaccTAAGTTACACCTAAAATATTGTAACcaagttttgtcatttttataaaaacttataAGAACAAACTAGTTGGGAAATTACTAAGGTAGCAAGTTGAAAcctaagaaagaagaaaacttcAAAGTAAATTTCA includes the following:
- the LOC115983373 gene encoding protein IWS1 homolog, whose protein sequence is MPKHSLSGSESEEDNEETPENSGSDSEPEDPQPQTPSNNGVSEYEKQRLSRIAENRARMEALGLPKFASSLLGSAQKVRNNNNKNKNKKKGKEKVDDDDYRPDEVEDELSSSSEEEKDDDEDEDYSSGSRRKKVRNKDAKPKKKVPAHKGLSKSDYIDNDDAVRQAIALSLQESAGLSGVVHCGPSKCSEADVVNANLNEKKGHTRIQEDTGKRKRKKLFASRVQMTEDELVVNFYQFDDTWKGGITVRDIERVSNAHDFMWTKQELSDMIHCFDSDRDGKLSLEDFRKIVGRCNMIKGPESS